In Microbacterium maritypicum, the following are encoded in one genomic region:
- a CDS encoding helix-turn-helix transcriptional regulator has translation MDIFAAIADPIRRDLLRRLAAGPARVVDLADRHDISRPAISKHLRILTDAGLTRGEHHGRERHYSLEIEPLAVVGDFLAELVAGRAPVTAQHLDALDTEVHRAGRDRRRAASASLSTEENIA, from the coding sequence ATGGACATCTTCGCGGCGATCGCCGATCCGATCCGTCGCGATCTGCTGCGTCGGCTGGCAGCGGGCCCCGCGCGCGTCGTGGACCTCGCCGACCGGCATGACATCTCACGACCGGCGATCAGCAAGCACCTGCGCATCCTGACCGACGCCGGGCTGACCCGCGGCGAACACCACGGTCGCGAGCGCCACTACTCGCTCGAGATCGAGCCGCTCGCCGTGGTCGGCGATTTCCTCGCGGAGCTGGTCGCCGGTCGCGCACCCGTGACGGCGCAGCACCTGGACGCGCTCGACACCGAGGTTCATCGCGCGGGCCGCGACCGTCGCCGCGCCGCATCCGCATCCCTGAGCACGGAGGAGAACATCGCATGA
- a CDS encoding ABC transporter substrate-binding protein yields the protein MKKALPAAFASVLLLALAGCSSAGTPSEEGGVIELDFWHGYTEADGEVLNDLVAEFNKSQDEVKITPSVKPWATLLDSALPALTAKKGPQLMAIPPENIPVFASKGALQPLDDWYESDSAADVLNPGAVDTGIVDGERFGAPLSFTPLTMFYNTAMFEAAGVSVPTTWDEWVGAATALTVDANGDGEPEQYGLALQDNATVGNGVWPSLFKSGGGDVVTSDGDVVVDSPENVETLTYWSDAVATGKFSPTGLTGADADGLFSAGKVAMTLGGPWLATVSEESGIEYGIAPLPAGPDGIVASALAVDMSITAQASAEEKSAAEKFFTWFYQKENMVTWSLASGWPPLTSEVTAEDVAENPVVSALAEQSQYGAALLPGVIPSTDVLTALDTATQKALAGGDPAELLRTAQQEMEAALAG from the coding sequence ATGAAGAAAGCACTACCCGCAGCATTCGCGAGCGTCCTTCTGCTCGCCCTGGCCGGCTGCTCGTCGGCCGGCACCCCTTCCGAGGAAGGCGGAGTGATTGAGCTCGACTTCTGGCACGGCTACACGGAAGCGGATGGCGAGGTGCTCAACGACCTCGTCGCCGAGTTCAACAAGTCGCAGGACGAGGTCAAGATCACGCCGTCGGTCAAGCCGTGGGCGACTCTCCTGGACTCGGCTCTGCCCGCGCTCACCGCGAAGAAGGGGCCGCAGCTCATGGCGATCCCTCCCGAGAACATCCCGGTCTTCGCGTCGAAGGGCGCTCTCCAGCCGCTCGATGACTGGTACGAAAGCGACAGCGCCGCGGACGTCCTCAACCCGGGCGCCGTCGATACCGGCATCGTCGACGGCGAGCGCTTCGGGGCTCCGCTGAGCTTCACCCCGCTGACGATGTTCTACAACACCGCGATGTTCGAGGCTGCCGGCGTCTCCGTGCCGACGACGTGGGACGAGTGGGTCGGCGCGGCGACCGCGCTCACCGTCGACGCGAACGGCGATGGCGAGCCCGAGCAGTACGGACTCGCCCTGCAGGACAACGCGACCGTAGGCAACGGCGTCTGGCCGTCTCTGTTCAAGAGCGGCGGTGGCGATGTCGTGACCTCCGATGGCGACGTCGTGGTCGATTCGCCGGAGAACGTCGAGACGCTCACCTACTGGTCCGATGCCGTCGCCACCGGGAAGTTCTCGCCGACGGGCCTCACCGGGGCCGACGCGGACGGACTGTTCAGTGCGGGGAAGGTCGCGATGACCCTCGGGGGTCCGTGGCTCGCCACCGTCTCCGAAGAATCGGGCATCGAGTACGGCATCGCGCCGCTCCCGGCCGGCCCGGACGGGATCGTGGCCTCCGCTCTCGCCGTCGACATGAGCATCACCGCGCAGGCGTCGGCAGAGGAGAAGTCGGCCGCCGAGAAGTTCTTCACCTGGTTCTACCAGAAGGAGAACATGGTCACGTGGTCGCTGGCTTCCGGCTGGCCGCCGCTCACATCCGAAGTGACGGCGGAGGACGTCGCGGAGAACCCGGTCGTGTCCGCCCTCGCGGAGCAGTCCCAGTACGGCGCCGCACTCCTGCCCGGCGTCATCCCGTCGACGGATGTGCTCACCGCGCTCGACACCGCCACGCAGAAGGCGCTCGCCGGGGGCGACCCCGCGGAGCTGCTCCGCACGGCGCAGCAGGAGATGGAGGCGGCCCTGGCGGGCTGA
- a CDS encoding family 1 glycosylhydrolase has product MNWFEDGRLRFAMGVEDTFIPQTRPGERALDEYELMQHYRFWSEDLGYCADVGSEMVRWGIPWYRVNPAPGEWDWEWLDKVIDRFDELGIELIADLVHYGTPLWLEDQFVNPEYPERVAEYAAAVAERYRGRIRHYTPLNEPLLNIMYCGEFAQWPPYCSGDRGFVEVLRGISRGIVTTQRAIAAADPDADFVHVEASFRFAGDTAAQSETHEHLRHRAYIVQDLVMGRVGGDHPLAEYLRENGFTDEDFAWAVENTAIPDVVGVNYYPQHSTEVFEAGVVHTGGPRDLRPRLDAGTEGLADVIQSFAARYERPVFLTETSYTGTVEERIAWMDASIAAVEDLRAAGVDVIGYTWWCITDMVEWSYRPGDGKPMDYRLSMGLWALEEDSDGVLQRHRTPVADAFLRHSRR; this is encoded by the coding sequence GTGAACTGGTTCGAGGACGGACGCCTGCGATTCGCGATGGGAGTGGAAGACACCTTCATCCCTCAGACCCGGCCGGGTGAGCGCGCGCTGGATGAGTACGAACTCATGCAGCACTACCGCTTCTGGTCGGAGGATCTCGGCTACTGCGCCGACGTGGGCAGTGAGATGGTGCGGTGGGGCATCCCCTGGTACCGCGTGAACCCGGCGCCGGGTGAGTGGGACTGGGAGTGGCTCGATAAGGTCATCGACCGCTTCGACGAGCTGGGGATCGAGCTCATCGCCGATCTCGTCCACTACGGGACGCCGCTCTGGCTCGAGGATCAGTTCGTCAACCCGGAGTATCCGGAGCGCGTCGCCGAGTACGCCGCCGCCGTCGCCGAAAGGTATCGAGGTCGAATCCGGCACTACACGCCTCTGAACGAACCGCTTCTGAACATCATGTACTGCGGTGAGTTCGCGCAGTGGCCGCCGTACTGCTCCGGCGATCGTGGCTTCGTGGAGGTGCTCCGTGGGATCTCCCGCGGCATCGTCACGACGCAGCGGGCCATCGCCGCCGCCGATCCGGATGCCGATTTCGTGCATGTCGAGGCCTCCTTCCGGTTCGCGGGAGACACCGCTGCGCAGAGCGAGACTCACGAGCACCTCCGGCATCGCGCGTACATCGTCCAGGATCTCGTGATGGGTCGCGTCGGCGGCGACCACCCGCTCGCCGAATACCTGCGGGAGAACGGGTTCACCGACGAGGACTTCGCCTGGGCCGTCGAGAACACGGCGATCCCCGACGTGGTCGGGGTCAACTACTACCCGCAGCACTCCACGGAGGTGTTCGAAGCAGGGGTCGTGCACACCGGGGGTCCGCGCGATCTTCGGCCTCGCCTCGATGCCGGCACCGAGGGTCTGGCGGACGTCATCCAGTCGTTCGCCGCGCGCTACGAGCGGCCCGTCTTCCTGACCGAGACGAGCTATACCGGCACCGTCGAAGAGCGGATCGCCTGGATGGATGCGTCGATCGCGGCGGTCGAGGACCTTCGCGCCGCCGGCGTCGACGTCATCGGATACACGTGGTGGTGCATCACGGACATGGTCGAGTGGTCCTATCGCCCGGGAGACGGCAAGCCGATGGACTACCGCCTTTCCATGGGACTGTGGGCGCTCGAGGAGGACAGTGATGGTGTGCTCCAGCGGCATCGCACGCCGGTGGCCGACGCGTTCCTGCGGCATTCCCGGCGCTGA
- a CDS encoding SRPBCC domain-containing protein, giving the protein MNPTGVFDAERRTLSLQRVFSAPVTDVWASITESDRLARWFGTWTGDPSTGRVLVTMNAEAAPIPPAPYDIHVCEPPHRLDVSAVDEYGAWRLVAELVEAYGRTTLILRQEDVDPGTLGETGPGWEWYLDRLVAASTDRPLPSLDDFDTEYMPLAAAYAAMPA; this is encoded by the coding sequence ATGAACCCGACCGGAGTCTTCGACGCCGAACGGCGCACCTTATCGCTGCAGCGGGTCTTTTCTGCACCCGTCACAGACGTCTGGGCGAGCATCACGGAATCCGACCGACTCGCACGCTGGTTCGGCACCTGGACGGGCGACCCGTCGACGGGGCGGGTCCTGGTCACGATGAATGCCGAGGCTGCGCCCATCCCGCCCGCCCCCTACGACATCCATGTGTGTGAGCCGCCGCATCGCCTCGACGTCAGTGCCGTCGATGAGTACGGCGCCTGGCGGCTGGTCGCCGAGCTGGTCGAGGCATACGGGCGCACCACCCTCATCCTTCGGCAGGAGGACGTCGACCCCGGCACGTTGGGCGAGACGGGCCCCGGCTGGGAGTGGTACCTGGACCGATTGGTCGCCGCGTCCACCGATCGACCGCTGCCCTCTCTCGACGACTTCGACACGGAGTACATGCCGCTGGCCGCGGCCTACGCGGCGATGCCTGCCTGA
- a CDS encoding RICIN domain-containing protein, translated as MKRLSEQRSRGRLAGLSAIAATLALVATGFVATSAQAVTTGNGSLVYAPPDGSSFNDEGGDATGTAYAKIIALKHNGTSNGTLLNTFDDGRLIKDVDPSSNPTTDTQACLANPALACHQEWPIFRSTNDGTSWQKISAVNPGLQFPGIAGQESTTQLDRLAQPFLFEVPQTTGNLAAGTILLTGQIRPADRNAASSVTKLVVYKSTDRGVSWSYVSTIDTGGPAIYDPSSTSTTTTVWEPTLAIDGGGGLVAYFSDERQKANGVLQAVSYRRSLDGGQTWGALSNVSAPTDSTHRPGMITVDKLPDGSYIATYEVVNAQGYAFSNASPVFFKKSPDGLNWGSTTSLGTPVELADGRGIGSSPTVKWVPTGGPKGMIVVASKWGLDAAGNLDGGQNFFVNYNLGAGPWERLPFAVTFNGPSSITGFAQGIDYSPDGRTLYQAVNVDNYRANPSNPSQTYLYNDIRVGTIPLTATAYEAENAARTNTTLVTHGDASNGSKVGNINFADSTVTFTVDVPQAGTYDLNVRYANGTGATSGHAVSVNGGAASSISYPATADWGRYLWAQKAVTLNAGSNTVRFAYSGTFAELDQIQLHKSGTTLPATFQVQNRNSGKVLEILSALTTDGAPAGQWGPTANATQIWKVQPATGGTFELVNKNSRKLLEIPGASTADGTDAVQRSASGTATQRWNLSPNSAGYWTVANANSGKLLEIGSCSTADGAVAQQWGPTGAACQEWRLIKEGIQ; from the coding sequence ATGAAGCGGTTATCGGAACAGAGATCGCGCGGGAGGCTGGCAGGACTGTCCGCCATCGCCGCGACGCTGGCACTCGTGGCGACGGGATTCGTCGCGACATCGGCTCAGGCGGTGACGACGGGCAACGGATCGCTCGTGTACGCCCCACCGGACGGTTCGTCGTTCAACGATGAGGGCGGAGACGCGACGGGCACTGCCTACGCGAAGATCATCGCCCTCAAGCACAACGGCACCTCCAACGGGACGCTCCTGAACACGTTCGACGACGGGCGTCTGATCAAGGACGTCGACCCGAGCTCCAACCCCACGACGGACACGCAGGCCTGCCTCGCGAACCCGGCCCTGGCGTGCCACCAGGAGTGGCCGATCTTCCGCAGCACCAACGACGGCACGAGCTGGCAGAAGATCTCGGCGGTCAACCCGGGGCTGCAGTTCCCCGGGATCGCCGGGCAGGAGAGCACGACGCAGCTCGACCGCCTGGCGCAGCCGTTCCTCTTCGAGGTTCCGCAGACGACGGGGAACCTCGCGGCGGGCACGATCCTGCTCACCGGCCAGATCAGGCCCGCTGATCGCAACGCCGCGTCGTCGGTGACGAAGCTGGTCGTCTACAAGAGCACCGACCGAGGAGTGTCCTGGAGCTACGTGAGCACGATCGACACGGGTGGGCCGGCGATCTACGACCCCTCCTCGACGTCGACGACCACGACCGTCTGGGAGCCGACGCTGGCGATCGATGGCGGGGGCGGACTCGTCGCCTACTTCTCGGACGAGCGGCAGAAGGCGAACGGCGTGCTCCAGGCCGTCTCCTACCGGCGCTCGCTCGACGGCGGCCAGACGTGGGGCGCGCTCTCGAACGTGTCCGCTCCGACCGACTCCACGCATCGCCCAGGAATGATCACGGTGGACAAGCTGCCCGACGGCTCCTACATCGCGACGTATGAAGTGGTGAATGCGCAGGGATATGCCTTCTCGAACGCGTCGCCGGTGTTCTTCAAGAAGTCGCCCGACGGACTCAATTGGGGATCGACGACGAGTCTGGGAACGCCGGTCGAACTCGCGGACGGTCGCGGAATCGGATCGTCCCCGACGGTGAAGTGGGTGCCCACCGGCGGGCCGAAGGGAATGATCGTCGTCGCCTCGAAGTGGGGGCTCGATGCCGCCGGCAACCTCGACGGCGGACAGAACTTCTTCGTCAATTACAACCTCGGCGCCGGTCCGTGGGAGCGACTGCCCTTTGCGGTGACGTTCAACGGTCCGAGCTCGATCACCGGCTTCGCGCAGGGGATCGATTACAGCCCGGACGGACGCACGCTGTACCAGGCGGTGAACGTCGACAACTACCGCGCGAATCCGTCGAACCCTAGTCAGACCTACCTCTACAACGACATCCGGGTCGGGACGATCCCGCTCACCGCGACCGCCTACGAGGCGGAGAACGCCGCGCGGACGAACACCACGCTCGTCACGCACGGCGACGCCTCGAACGGGAGCAAGGTCGGCAACATCAACTTCGCCGACAGCACGGTGACCTTCACCGTGGACGTTCCGCAGGCGGGAACTTACGACCTCAACGTCCGGTACGCGAACGGCACGGGGGCCACGAGCGGCCATGCGGTGTCGGTGAACGGAGGGGCGGCGTCGAGCATCAGCTATCCCGCCACCGCTGACTGGGGCCGCTACCTCTGGGCGCAGAAGGCCGTCACCCTCAACGCCGGGTCCAACACCGTGCGGTTCGCCTACTCGGGGACCTTCGCCGAGCTCGACCAGATCCAGCTCCACAAGAGCGGGACGACCCTGCCGGCGACCTTCCAGGTGCAGAACCGCAACAGCGGCAAGGTGCTCGAGATCCTGTCTGCGCTCACGACCGACGGTGCCCCTGCCGGGCAGTGGGGGCCGACGGCGAACGCCACGCAGATCTGGAAGGTGCAGCCCGCGACGGGGGGAACGTTCGAACTCGTGAACAAGAACAGCCGGAAGCTCCTCGAGATCCCAGGGGCGTCCACGGCTGACGGCACCGACGCGGTACAGCGGTCGGCGAGCGGAACCGCGACGCAGCGCTGGAACCTCTCGCCCAACAGTGCGGGTTACTGGACCGTCGCCAACGCGAACAGTGGAAAGCTCCTCGAGATCGGCTCCTGCTCGACCGCCGACGGAGCGGTCGCGCAGCAGTGGGGCCCGACGGGCGCGGCGTGCCAGGAGTGGCGCCTCATCAAGGAGGGCATCCAGTGA
- a CDS encoding carbohydrate ABC transporter permease: MTDIATSRRRPTRLRVGRGLYFLAMLFVTLLILLPILIIVFTAFKPVSEVNAFPPSLVPGTWTFDNFERIFTDLPFARLIFNSFVFAGGVTICALVFDSLAAYVLARIDFRGSRVLLVVIVASLMIPFQATLIPIYQLVSDFGWVNTFWGLIIPRAADAFGIFFLRQFFLSLPRDLDNAARIDGASEFRIFRSVVLPNAVPALLTLGIYTFVNNWNDLLWPLVFTTEQEMGTITSGLTLLTGPSGIIPYGVMMAGSLIAVVPLAIMFLFVQRRFIESVASTGLK, translated from the coding sequence ATGACCGACATCGCCACATCCCGACGCCGACCCACCCGACTGCGTGTCGGACGCGGGCTCTACTTCCTGGCGATGCTGTTCGTCACACTCCTCATCCTGCTGCCGATCCTCATCATCGTCTTCACCGCCTTCAAGCCGGTCTCCGAGGTCAACGCCTTCCCACCCTCGCTCGTTCCGGGGACGTGGACATTCGATAACTTCGAGCGGATCTTCACGGACCTGCCGTTCGCCCGACTGATCTTCAACAGCTTCGTCTTCGCGGGCGGAGTCACGATCTGCGCACTCGTCTTCGATTCTCTGGCCGCCTACGTCCTCGCCCGCATCGACTTCCGTGGAAGTCGTGTGCTCCTCGTCGTGATCGTGGCGAGCCTCATGATTCCGTTCCAGGCGACGCTCATCCCGATCTACCAGCTGGTCTCGGACTTCGGCTGGGTGAACACGTTCTGGGGCCTCATCATCCCCCGCGCGGCAGACGCCTTCGGGATCTTCTTCCTCCGCCAGTTCTTCCTCTCCCTCCCGCGCGACCTCGACAACGCCGCCCGCATCGACGGGGCTTCGGAGTTCCGGATCTTCCGCAGCGTCGTGCTCCCCAACGCTGTCCCCGCCCTTCTCACACTGGGCATCTACACGTTCGTCAACAACTGGAACGATCTGCTGTGGCCGCTCGTCTTCACGACGGAACAGGAGATGGGGACCATCACCTCCGGGCTCACACTGCTCACGGGACCGAGCGGGATCATCCCCTACGGCGTCATGATGGCCGGCTCCCTGATCGCCGTGGTGCCCCTCGCGATCATGTTCCTCTTCGTCCAACGGCGCTTCATCGAGAGCGTCGCGAGCACCGGACTCAAGTAG
- a CDS encoding LacI family DNA-binding transcriptional regulator: MAATLHDVANLAGVSIKTVSNVVNDYPHVKESTRTRVRQAIEELNYQPNLSARSLRSGRSGVIGLVLPELSLSYFGELADAVIAEAEKHGLVVLIEKTGADRDREIAVLTSPRMQLTDGLIFSPLGMGQADARHFEVDFPVVLLGERIFGGPVDHVTMRNVEAAQAATELLLKAGRRRIALVGAHVDEDVGSAALRTRGYEQALTAAGIEVDPSLVRYTTLWHRSNGAAAIRDLLSDGVEFDAVFGLNDALALGSMRALQEAGLRIPDDVSVVGFDDIDEAQYTLPSLSTINPGREQIAALAVELLLARIRDGGGRPSEPREVLVDFEVVVRESAVPAD; encoded by the coding sequence ATGGCAGCCACCCTCCACGACGTGGCGAATCTCGCCGGCGTCTCGATCAAGACCGTCTCCAACGTCGTGAACGACTATCCGCATGTCAAGGAGTCGACGAGGACCCGCGTACGCCAGGCGATCGAAGAGCTCAATTACCAGCCGAATCTGTCGGCACGCTCTCTCCGCTCCGGACGGAGCGGAGTGATCGGGCTGGTGCTGCCTGAACTGAGCCTCAGCTACTTCGGGGAACTCGCCGACGCGGTCATCGCCGAGGCGGAGAAGCATGGTCTCGTGGTGCTCATCGAGAAGACCGGCGCCGATCGTGACCGCGAGATCGCCGTCCTGACCAGTCCGCGCATGCAACTCACCGACGGACTCATCTTCAGCCCGCTCGGCATGGGTCAGGCGGATGCGCGGCACTTCGAAGTCGACTTCCCGGTCGTGCTCCTCGGCGAGCGCATCTTCGGCGGCCCCGTCGACCACGTCACGATGCGCAACGTCGAGGCGGCGCAGGCCGCGACGGAACTCCTCCTGAAAGCGGGTCGCCGACGCATCGCCCTCGTCGGCGCGCACGTCGATGAGGATGTCGGGTCCGCAGCCCTCCGCACGCGGGGCTACGAGCAGGCGCTCACCGCCGCCGGCATCGAGGTCGATCCCTCTTTGGTGCGGTACACGACGCTCTGGCACCGGTCCAACGGTGCCGCGGCGATCCGAGACCTTCTGAGCGACGGCGTCGAGTTCGATGCCGTCTTCGGCCTCAACGACGCACTCGCCCTGGGGTCGATGCGCGCCCTCCAGGAGGCAGGCCTGCGCATTCCCGACGACGTCTCGGTCGTGGGCTTCGACGACATCGACGAGGCCCAGTACACGCTTCCGAGCCTGTCGACGATCAACCCCGGTCGGGAGCAGATCGCCGCGCTCGCCGTGGAACTGCTTCTCGCCCGTATCCGTGACGGCGGCGGTCGGCCATCGGAGCCCCGCGAGGTGCTGGTCGACTTCGAGGTGGTCGTCCGCGAATCCGCAGTCCCGGCCGACTGA
- a CDS encoding cache domain-containing protein — protein MNTATDTATQAAAAIVEDYFAAPVRALVDWVGPFATQVAEARASGPLTRSKIDALVRPHALKTLDLRGVPVYGAGFIAAIDLLADAHSHLAWWQGDDRRQLVLASQSLNKENIDYSALEWYRVPMTTGEPHVAGPYVDYLCSDEYTITIAVPADVDGQRIGVAGLDLLVSAVERDLTHRFAALGSEVTLTNGVGRVVVSTDPRWATGDSVRGSGLADLPRVACPTVALDVIVG, from the coding sequence ATGAACACAGCAACCGACACCGCCACCCAGGCCGCGGCCGCGATCGTGGAGGACTACTTCGCAGCGCCCGTGCGGGCACTGGTCGACTGGGTGGGCCCGTTCGCCACCCAGGTCGCCGAGGCCAGGGCCAGCGGACCGCTCACCCGCTCGAAGATCGATGCCCTGGTGCGACCGCATGCACTGAAGACACTCGACCTGCGCGGCGTGCCCGTGTACGGCGCCGGGTTCATCGCGGCGATCGATCTGCTCGCCGACGCCCACAGCCACCTGGCGTGGTGGCAGGGCGACGACCGGCGGCAGCTCGTGCTCGCCTCGCAGTCGCTCAACAAGGAGAACATCGACTACAGCGCGCTCGAGTGGTACCGCGTGCCGATGACCACCGGGGAGCCGCATGTCGCCGGCCCTTATGTCGACTACCTCTGCAGCGACGAGTACACGATCACGATCGCCGTGCCCGCCGATGTGGACGGACAGCGGATCGGCGTCGCCGGACTCGACCTGCTCGTGTCGGCGGTCGAGCGGGACCTGACCCACCGGTTCGCCGCGCTGGGCAGCGAGGTCACGCTGACGAACGGCGTCGGACGCGTGGTCGTGTCGACCGATCCGCGATGGGCGACCGGCGACTCGGTGCGCGGCAGCGGTCTCGCCGACCTCCCGCGGGTCGCCTGCCCCACCGTCGCGCTGGATGTGATCGTCGGCTGA
- a CDS encoding DNA/RNA non-specific endonuclease — translation MTDGHDPAFLGATLALPRPAQPVRPLPYPRFTVLLDPARQLAAVTAVNIDGASLQDLPRTGDWRLDERVPAAEQTGPEVYARNDLDRGHLVRRRDPGWGPVDAARAATEATFSYPNAAPQAAGFNQSKELWLGLEDHVLAYAETTDQRVSVFTAPVLADDDPPYRGIRIPLRFWKIAAWQGPDGLAAAGFLLDQSELVDTREGVLAVPPLGAFRTFQVPIADIAALTGIDLGPLPAADVRERPGARETGWRSLDTADDILL, via the coding sequence ATGACCGACGGCCACGATCCGGCGTTCCTCGGAGCGACCCTCGCCCTTCCACGCCCGGCGCAGCCGGTGCGCCCACTCCCCTATCCGCGCTTCACGGTGCTGCTCGATCCTGCACGGCAGCTCGCCGCAGTGACCGCGGTGAACATCGACGGCGCCTCGCTGCAGGATCTCCCGCGCACCGGCGACTGGCGGCTCGACGAACGCGTGCCGGCCGCCGAGCAGACCGGGCCGGAGGTCTATGCCCGCAACGACCTCGACCGCGGGCACCTCGTGCGCCGCCGCGATCCCGGATGGGGGCCGGTCGATGCGGCCCGCGCCGCCACCGAGGCGACCTTCTCCTACCCGAACGCCGCACCGCAGGCCGCCGGCTTCAACCAGTCGAAGGAGCTCTGGCTCGGCCTCGAAGACCATGTGCTCGCCTACGCCGAGACGACCGATCAGCGGGTGTCGGTCTTCACCGCGCCGGTCCTGGCCGACGACGACCCGCCGTACCGCGGCATCCGGATCCCGTTGCGGTTCTGGAAGATCGCCGCCTGGCAGGGGCCGGACGGGCTCGCCGCCGCCGGGTTCCTGCTCGACCAGTCCGAGCTCGTCGACACGCGGGAGGGCGTGCTCGCCGTGCCGCCACTCGGGGCCTTCCGCACGTTCCAGGTGCCGATCGCCGACATCGCCGCTCTGACCGGCATCGACCTGGGCCCGCTGCCAGCTGCAGATGTGCGTGAGCGACCCGGAGCGCGGGAAACGGGATGGCGGAGTCTGGACACTGCGGATGACATCCTGCTGTGA
- a CDS encoding carbohydrate ABC transporter permease: protein MTATTSPPARRRRPPAQLGGRGPIAGIAKRRLTILAFLVPALTILALFVFWPMVSALRLSFTDASGFGLEEYVGFANYVEVFTDPDMLQAMSNTVLYTVLFTPVAVVLALLLALALNSPHLPLRGMFRTWLFLPFIVSLAVAAFAWQYLLDPQVGLLNYWLQAFGIRIGNVLQDPVLAMPTVVLVAVWKNFAFYMIVFLAGLQEIPKSLYEAANMDGAGPIARFRNVTLPLLGNTTGFVLIIATIAALQAFDQIYVLTDGGPYRSTQTIVMQIYQSGFRDLELGFASAVSYVLLIATLLLSLVQFALSGRRAKDAA, encoded by the coding sequence ATGACCGCCACGACTTCCCCACCCGCCCGCCGCCGTCGCCCGCCGGCGCAGCTCGGCGGACGCGGCCCGATCGCCGGGATCGCGAAGCGCCGCCTCACGATCCTCGCCTTCCTCGTGCCGGCCCTGACGATCCTCGCCCTGTTCGTCTTCTGGCCGATGGTGTCCGCACTTCGGCTGTCCTTCACCGACGCGAGCGGATTCGGGCTCGAGGAATACGTGGGCTTCGCCAACTACGTCGAGGTCTTCACCGACCCCGACATGCTCCAGGCGATGAGCAACACCGTGCTGTACACCGTGCTCTTCACGCCAGTGGCCGTCGTGCTCGCACTCCTGCTCGCCCTCGCGCTCAACAGCCCGCATCTCCCCCTGCGCGGCATGTTCCGCACATGGCTGTTCCTGCCGTTCATCGTCTCCCTCGCCGTCGCCGCGTTCGCCTGGCAGTATCTGCTCGACCCGCAGGTCGGTCTGCTGAACTACTGGCTACAGGCCTTCGGCATCCGCATCGGCAATGTGCTCCAGGATCCGGTGCTCGCGATGCCGACCGTCGTCCTGGTCGCAGTGTGGAAGAACTTCGCCTTCTACATGATCGTCTTCCTCGCTGGGCTCCAGGAGATACCGAAGAGCCTGTACGAGGCGGCCAACATGGACGGCGCCGGCCCCATCGCCCGCTTCCGCAACGTCACCCTCCCCCTGCTGGGAAACACCACGGGATTCGTGCTCATCATCGCGACGATCGCCGCGCTCCAGGCCTTCGACCAAATCTATGTGCTCACCGACGGCGGACCGTACCGCAGCACGCAGACGATCGTCATGCAGATCTACCAGTCCGGATTCCGTGACCTCGAGCTCGGCTTCGCCTCGGCGGTGTCGTACGTACTGCTCATCGCGACGCTCCTGCTGAGCCTCGTCCAGTTCGCCCTCTCGGGCCGTCGAGCGAAGGACGCCGCATGA